The stretch of DNA ACCGGAAATCAACCGCATCGTGGAAGTGCTTTACACGCATTTGATTTCAATCACCGTCAACAATCAATTTGCGATTGAAAATTTCGAACAAGACACCCGCATGACAAGCATGCATCCGGGAAAAACTTTGAAATCCACCCGCATTGATTCCAATCAAAAAGCCGTGACCGTCAATCTGGCTCGCGCCGGCACTTACCCAAGTCATATCTGTTACAGCTTTTTACATTATGCTTTACCCGCGGCCAATATTCGTCAGGACCATATTTTCGCGGCTCGCGTGACAAACAGCAAAGAGACCGTCACCGGAGCTGAGTTCGGTGGCATGAAAATCGGGGGCGATGTCGACGGGGCTCACGTGATCTTCCCCGACCCTATGGGGGCCACAGGCACCACGATGGTGAACGCCATTGAGCATTACAAGCAACATATTGCAGGAAATGCGACCAAATATATCGCTTTAAACCTGATCGTGACGCCCGAGTATTTGAAGAATCTTCTGAAGGCGCACCCGGACGTTGTGATCTACACCTTAAGACTTGACCGAGGACTATCTCCTCAGGCAGTTTTAGATGCAATTCCGGGCCAATTTTGGGATCAGGAACGCGGCTTGAACGATAAGCAATATATCGTCCCCGGCGGCGGTGGTTTCGGCGAAATCATGAACAACTCATTTGTATAAGAGCTTTGCAAAAACGGAGATAGAAACATGACAAATCTAACCCTTAAACCTTATATCACTGAAGACCAAATCCAAAATAAGGTGCGTGAGTTGGGCGAAACCCTTACAAAAAAATTCAAAGGCGAAAAAGTCGTCGCCGTTTGCGTTCTTAAAGGTTCTTTCATGTTCTATTCTGATTTGATCCGCAACATGGGCGGCGATGTGACTTGCGAATTTTTCGGCGTTTCTTCCTACCACGGTGGAACATCTTCATCGGGCGAAGTCAAAGTGACTTTGGATCTTGCAAGCCCGGTCGAAGGCTGCCACGTTGTTTTAGTGGAAGACATCATCGACACCGGTCTTACGATGAACTATCTAAAAAATGCAATGACTTCACGTAAACCAAAATCTTTGACCACAGTTTCATTGCTTGAAAAACCAGATGCATTAAAAGTGAAATGCGAAATCGACTATGTTGGTTTCAAAATTCCCAATGACTTCGTCGTTGGTTACGGCTTGGATTATCAGGGTTACTACCGTAATCTTCCCTACATCGCGCAAGTTCAGAACTTCCAATAGTTTTATCATTAAACTTAAAACGAAAATCCCCAAGGCCTTAAACCTTGGGGATTTTTTTTAGCCAATATTGATCGTGCTGCTAGTGCCAGAATAACTTGTTACAGCCGCTCCGAATTTTTTCGCCACCGACAGATGGAAATGCGACATATTCGTGCGTGTCGGAAAAGTACGTAAAGCCCCTTGCTGAAGATTCCCGCCAGCACGCCCCGCCAAGATCAGAGGAAGGTTCGTGACATCGTGATTATGCGAATCCATCATTGAACTTCCGTACATGATGATACTGTTATCAAGAACAGTTCCTCCGGACTCACTCATTGATTTCAGACGCCCTAAAAGACGCGCGAACTTACTGGCATAGAACTTATTAATTTTCTGCACCATTGGACCCAGCTTCGCAGGATCGTTTCTCCAGTGAGAGATCTCATGGGCTAAGCCCTGAACGCCAGAGATAAAACTCATATTGCGATACCCGGGTTCTGGGTCAAACATATGAGTCATGACACGTGTGCGATCCGCCTGGAATGCGAGCGCAATCATGTCCATCTTAATATCCATATCCAAGGAGTAATCAGCACAACTTCCTTTACTTGCCAGACTTGAACACGTCGCCATCGCTGGATTCAAAGTCAGATTTCCAGGGGGTGTTACTGGTGGTTCTGTGGCTTGAATCTTTTGCTCTACCTCGCGAAGATTTGTGAGGTATTGATCAAAAGTCTTTTTATCTTGAGATCCCAGTTTACCGTTAAGGCGTGTGATACTGTCTTTTGCAAAATCAATGACGGACTGACGTGATTTTGTTTTCGAAGAGGTCGTCGTCGTTGTTGTTGTCGTGGATGAACCGCCAGGAACAATCAAATCAAAGATTTGCGAATTCCGAATCAGGCGCGTGTTCGGCGTTTCTTTACCAATCCAAGAAATATTAGTTCCATAAATCCCGCTGATACTGGCCTCTCCGCCACTCAGCTCGTCCGACCCCATTGCGATACTGTGAATCAAACCCGTGGCTTGAAGTTTGTCAGCAATAAGCTGATCCGTTGTGCGGCATGTGTTTACTACATTTTGTTGAGGAGTAAACCCTGCCGTCATAAACGTCGTTACACCACCGGGATGCAAAGACCAGTTATCGGCCATTAGATTTTTATAGAACGAGATATCAGCAACATAAGGATCCAGTGGCGACAGCATGCCTGATGCATTCATGATCAGCTGGTTATTAACAAATGTTGGAAACCAGTCCGAATCCTGCGTCGTTCCGTGAGGGTAAAAAAGACAAGCAAACCGCAACGGCGCTTGGCCAGCGGCCCAGGCAGTTTTTCCAAAAGGAAGCATGATCTCTAAAAACGGAAGCGCAATCGCTGCACCTCCGGCATGAAGAAAGGTTCTGCGCGAAATCTTGGGTGTCGACATATTATTTTCCCTTCACTTTTGTAAATAGATCGCTGCGAACAATGGCTTCAATCGTGTCCGCGACGCCCTTATCTTCGCTGACACTACTTTTTGCGATGTCTTTCACATTGCAATCGTCGTCGTCATCAAGTTTGCGGGCCATCGCATAAGTCATTAGATACTTAGAAATACACTGATCAAAGGCCTTCGTTGACTGCAAGTAAGCTACGAGCATTTCCGGATTATTAAACGGAGATCCATCAGGCAGAGCCCCGGCATTATCCACCGGCTTACCGTTGAAACTTGTGCGCCAAGCCCCGATCGCATCAAAGTTTTCTAAGCCAAATCCCAGCGGTTCCATACGCGCATGGCAACTAAAGCAGCTCGCATTATTGCGATGAACCTCTAGCTGTTGGCGTTTCGTCAAAGTCATGTCGTGAAGACTTGAACTGTCCCCCACATTGGGAGGTGGGGGTGGAGGTGGGTCGCACATCAAGTTTTGCATAATCCATTTTCCACGTTGAATAACGGAAGAATCATCTGTATGGGATGTCATCATCAAGACACTGCCGTGAGAAGCCAGCCCGCGACGAGGAGTATTTGCGATACTCACTTTTTGGAACTGAGTCCCCACAACGCCACCAATACCGTAGTGTTTTGACAATTCTTCATTCACGTATGTGTAATCGGCACTAATAATTTCGGTAAGACTTCTGTTTTGCGAAAACATATTTTCAAAGAAGGTGCGCGTTTCGGCTTCAAAGGCCGTTCTTAAGCTCG from Bdellovibrio bacteriovorus encodes:
- a CDS encoding uracil phosphoribosyltransferase; the protein is MITHQELKHQYGAQVHIIDSPFLNGLLAQLCSPQCFQPEINRIVEVLYTHLISITVNNQFAIENFEQDTRMTSMHPGKTLKSTRIDSNQKAVTVNLARAGTYPSHICYSFLHYALPAANIRQDHIFAARVTNSKETVTGAEFGGMKIGGDVDGAHVIFPDPMGATGTTMVNAIEHYKQHIAGNATKYIALNLIVTPEYLKNLLKAHPDVVIYTLRLDRGLSPQAVLDAIPGQFWDQERGLNDKQYIVPGGGGFGEIMNNSFV
- the hpt gene encoding hypoxanthine phosphoribosyltransferase, coding for MTNLTLKPYITEDQIQNKVRELGETLTKKFKGEKVVAVCVLKGSFMFYSDLIRNMGGDVTCEFFGVSSYHGGTSSSGEVKVTLDLASPVEGCHVVLVEDIIDTGLTMNYLKNAMTSRKPKSLTTVSLLEKPDALKVKCEIDYVGFKIPNDFVVGYGLDYQGYYRNLPYIAQVQNFQ
- a CDS encoding DUF1552 domain-containing protein: MSTPKISRRTFLHAGGAAIALPFLEIMLPFGKTAWAAGQAPLRFACLFYPHGTTQDSDWFPTFVNNQLIMNASGMLSPLDPYVADISFYKNLMADNWSLHPGGVTTFMTAGFTPQQNVVNTCRTTDQLIADKLQATGLIHSIAMGSDELSGGEASISGIYGTNISWIGKETPNTRLIRNSQIFDLIVPGGSSTTTTTTTTSSKTKSRQSVIDFAKDSITRLNGKLGSQDKKTFDQYLTNLREVEQKIQATEPPVTPPGNLTLNPAMATCSSLASKGSCADYSLDMDIKMDMIALAFQADRTRVMTHMFDPEPGYRNMSFISGVQGLAHEISHWRNDPAKLGPMVQKINKFYASKFARLLGRLKSMSESGGTVLDNSIIMYGSSMMDSHNHDVTNLPLILAGRAGGNLQQGALRTFPTRTNMSHFHLSVAKKFGAAVTSYSGTSSTINIG